The following is a genomic window from Micromonospora cathayae.
GCTGGACCGCCATGCCGGTGAAGGTCTGGATCACGGCGCGCAGCCGGGCCACCTGCAGCCCGGCGTCGAGCGCGGTCGCGGCGTACCGGACCGCGGTGTGCGCCTCCCGGCCCGTGGACACGGTCGAGCGAATCGTCCGCATCGCACCGAGGGCTCTCGACATCACGCTGGCCAGGTTGCCGACGGCGTTCTGCAGGCGCAGACCGGACGGGCGGGTACGGCTGCCGATCAGCACGAGCACCCCGATGACGGTGATGACGGCCAGCACGGCGAGACCGAGCAGGACCGGATCGATCAGCGCCATCATCACCAGCGAAATGATCACCGCCACCACGCTGACGGCCAGTTCGACCAGCCCGGAGCTCAGGATCGCCCGGGTGTGGGACACGTCGGTGGTGATCCGGGAGACCAGGTCACCGCGATCGCGCCGCTCAAGGACGGCGATCGGCAGGCGGTAGATGTGCCGGATCAGCCGCTCACGGGTGTCGAAGGCGAGCTTCTCTGCCGAGCGCTGGAGCACCAACTGCTGGAGGCCCTGCAGGACCGCGCTGGCGACCAGCAACGCGAACAGCGCCACGACCGAGTCTCTCGGGATGCCGCCGCGTAGCGAATCCACGGTGGAGGCGACCAGTAGCGGCTGCGCCGCCGCGACGCCGGTCGCGGCCACTCCCAGCACGAGGGCCACTGCAATGTTCATTCGGTACGGACGTAGCAGCGCGAATGCATCCGGGAAACCTGCCACCCGGGTGTCCGGAGCTGGCGTCTCGCGCGTCTCGGATGTGATCAGGGCGGGGGCGGTGAGGGTGCTCACGAAGACCTCTTCTCGGCGACCGGTGAGGCGCGGTGTCGGGGCACCACCTCAAGAACGGTGAGGAAGTGCCCGACGGCGGCGGGCTCGCCGATCGGGGTGTCACCGATCGCGACCCAGGCGTGGGCCGCGAACGGTGCCGGGCGGAAGCCGGTTCGCCACACGGGCGCCGCACCGAACATGCGGGACAGCAGCACCACCGCGATGGAACGCTGCAGGCAGCCGTTGCCGGCGCAGCGAGTGCTGACCCGGTTGACCGCGTCGCGCCACTCCAGCACCTCGGCGGGGGTGGGCGTACGGGTGCCGCGGACCACCTGCGTCAGGATCCGGCAGATGGCTGCCGGTGGCAGCAGGGACAGCAGCAGGGCGGTGCCCGCGGCGACACGGGCGCGGACCGGAGTTCCCCGGCGGGACGCGGTGACGGACTGGGGCATGATCGGTGCGCTCACAGGTCGCCCTCGATCAGTTTCGCCTCGCGCAATTCGTACACGAGGGCCAGGTGATCGGAGCGCACCGTGCCCTCGTCGGTACCCGTCTCCGCGGCGATACCTCGGATGAGGTCATCGAAGGGACGCCCTCGGCCCAGTTCCTCGATCAAAGTGAGGGCGGGCAGGTTGAGGTGCCAGTACACGCCACGGCGGGTGTCGAGCAGGACCCTGCCATCCTCGACTTCCACGATGGCCAGCCCAGCCTTGAGTTGGACCATGTCGTACCTCTCTTCGTGAGGTCAGCCCGCCGAGCGCAACCAGCGCTCGGCGAGGGCGATGTTGGCGAGGTCGGTGTAGGTGTCGCCGGTGCTGCTGTACGCGTCCAGGTGGCGCAGTACCACCGCCGGGTCGACCAGCCCGAGGTCGGCCAGGGCGGATCCGTCGGCGAACAGTTCGCGCACCATCGGTTTCATCGCCTGGTGCTGGGCGAAGACCTCAGCGGTGTAGTCGCCCTTGTCAGCTCGGGTGAAGTAGTCCAAGACCATGGCAGCGGGCCGGGCCGCAGCCAGCAGGGGCTTGGCGGGGTACTGCCGCGTGCGGTCGCCGACACCCAGCGCCAGGCTGGTCTCCACCACGCGCCGATCCAGGTACGGGCTGTCGAAGCACAGGCCCGTGCGGGCGGCCTGGTTCATCCTGCGCACGGCGGTGCCATGGAAGGTCAGGTACTGCAGGATCTGGTGGGTGGTGCGATCAGGAGACAGCGGGGCGGTGTCGGCCGTGACCGCGGCGGCGGCCAGCGCACGCAGGTGCCCGTGGGCGATGTCCGTCAGCGCTGGGTGCACCTTCGGCAGGGGCACCCAGCGGGAGTAGCCGGCGACGTTGTCGTCGCGGCTGGCGAAGTCGTGGTCGGCGATCCGCTCGAGATCCTGCCGGTACGTGCCGCGGTGGGCCAGCATCCGGACGGTCGAGCGGAGCGGGTAGCGGTTGAGGCTCCGGTACTGCCAGATGCGTCGCAGACGCCCACGGTCGCGGGAGCGGAACAGCGACCAGAGCATGCTGGAGACGGGTCCGAACAGGGCGTCGCCGCCGTGGCCGTTGAGATGCAGAGTGGTGCCGGTCGCGCGGAGCAGCCCCTCGGTCATGGGCGTCGACGCGAGGGAGGTGTCGGCGACGCCGGGTCCCTCGGGGTTGGTGATCACCGTCGAGGTGAGCGGATCCAGGAGGTACGGGAACAGCGCACTGTACGGTGCGACCAGGTGGTCGGTGCCCAACTCCGCCGCTGCCCGCCCGGCCCAGACGTGGTCGACGTTGGCCACGTTGTCCGAGGCGAGGAACAGGGTGCGCGGCTTGCGGCCCAGGTCTGCCAGTGCGAAGACGAGGGTGGTGGAGTCCAGACCTCCGGACAGGTCCGCGCTGATGGTGCGGTGCGGTGCGGTCCGGACGCGCAGGGCGTCGGCCAGGTCGGTGCGCAGGCGGCCGGCGAGGGCACCCACGGACTCGTCGGCTGCGGGCGGCCGCCACCAGGTGACCGGTACTGGTGGACGTGCGCCGCGGAA
Proteins encoded in this region:
- a CDS encoding lasso peptide biosynthesis B2 protein encodes the protein MSAPIMPQSVTASRRGTPVRARVAAGTALLLSLLPPAAICRILTQVVRGTRTPTPAEVLEWRDAVNRVSTRCAGNGCLQRSIAVVLLSRMFGAAPVWRTGFRPAPFAAHAWVAIGDTPIGEPAAVGHFLTVLEVVPRHRASPVAEKRSS
- a CDS encoding asparagine synthase-related protein, with product MPVLVLPDVPLPAPLRHKVAAAGPVLFHHPSGNPWIVGSAAGRTMLHARTRDIDVVLLGTTTDLGNDDLARLLAPTTTVTGLDVLAARATEGDVLLFARERGRLRCQGPLLLTRSLCWTTIDGVPVLSDEQFALKELAVLRPDPAVLASRLTDAELSHPFALHSIWQGLHCAGPGQWIDFRGARPPVPVTWWRPPAADESVGALAGRLRTDLADALRVRTAPHRTISADLSGGLDSTTLVFALADLGRKPRTLFLASDNVANVDHVWAGRAAAELGTDHLVAPYSALFPYLLDPLTSTVITNPEGPGVADTSLASTPMTEGLLRATGTTLHLNGHGGDALFGPVSSMLWSLFRSRDRGRLRRIWQYRSLNRYPLRSTVRMLAHRGTYRQDLERIADHDFASRDDNVAGYSRWVPLPKVHPALTDIAHGHLRALAAAAVTADTAPLSPDRTTHQILQYLTFHGTAVRRMNQAARTGLCFDSPYLDRRVVETSLALGVGDRTRQYPAKPLLAAARPAAMVLDYFTRADKGDYTAEVFAQHQAMKPMVRELFADGSALADLGLVDPAVVLRHLDAYSSTGDTYTDLANIALAERWLRSAG
- a CDS encoding PqqD family peptide modification chaperone; translated protein: MVQLKAGLAIVEVEDGRVLLDTRRGVYWHLNLPALTLIEELGRGRPFDDLIRGIAAETGTDEGTVRSDHLALVYELREAKLIEGDL